Proteins from a genomic interval of Channa argus isolate prfri chromosome 11, Channa argus male v1.0, whole genome shotgun sequence:
- the rgmb gene encoding RGM domain family member B, with product MGRAGCCCREAERLASPSLVRRFLPLLLLIIVLSCGAHLGECQVATPQCRIQKCTTDFVSLTSHLTPAVDAFHIEFCKALRSYSACTQRTAKSCRGNLVFHSAVLGISDLMSQRNCSRDGPTSSTHPEVHPEPCNYHSRTQHAHTHTHGHSHTHSHGHSHSRPGYLFCGLFGDPHLRTFKDSFQTCKVEGAWPLIDNDYLSVQVTNVPVVTGSSATATNKITIIFKPYEGCTDQRVYQAVTDNLPAAFDDGTVSSGDPIHTFAGADGATGKVRALWISERTPGRHVELHAGYIGVTVIVRQLGRYLTLAVRIPEELAQAYDATQDLQLCLNGCPSGERIDQGGHLPLPLFPPALGLQLQQLRWHNYASQTQDYPYGAMQDFSLEGAKDRCREKLEVRDIYFHSCVFDLLTTGDANFTVAAYSAQKDMESLHPHRDRWRIYPRDSATSALHSDSQPIKRLVLLLLCALSVALM from the exons ATGGGGAGAGCCGGATGCTGTTGCCGCGAGGCTGAGCGCCTCGCCTCCCCGTCTCTGGTGCGCCGCTTCCTGCCCTTGCTGCTGCTGATCATCGTTCTCTCCTGCGGTGCTCACTTAG GTGAGTGCCAGGTGGCTACCCCTCAGTGTCGTATCCAAAAATGCACCACCGACTTTGTCTCCCTCACCTCTCACCTAACACCAGCTGTGGATGCCTTTCACATCGAGTTTTGCAAGGCATTACGTTCGTACTCAGCCTGCACCCAGAGGACAGCCAAGTCCTGCCGTGGGAACCTGGTCTTCCACTCGGCTGTGCTGGGCATCTCTGACCTCATGAGCCAGAGGAATTGCTCCAGGGACGGCCCCACATCCTCCACGCACCCGGAAGTCCACCCTGAGCCCTGCAACTACCACAGCCGTACCCagcatgcccacacacacactcacggaCACTCCCACACTCACAGCCATGGCCACAGCCATTCACGGCCTGGGTACCTGTTCTGCGGACTGTTCGGGGACCCACACCTGAGAACCTTTAAGGACAGCTTCCAGACTTGTAAGGTGGAGGGGGCATGGCCTCTCATTGATAATGACTATCTGTCGGTGCAGGTCACGAATGTGCCTGTGGTAACAGGTTCCAGTGCCACAGCAACCAATAAG ATCACCATCATCTTCAAACCCTATGAGGGTTGCACAGATCAGAGGGTCTACCAGGCAGTTACAGATAACCTTCCTGCTGCCTTTGATGATGGCACTGTAAGCAGTGGAGACCCTATTCACACTTTTGCTGGTGCAGACGGTGCAACTGGGAAGGTCCGAGCTCTGTGGATCTCTGAGCGCACCCCAGGGCGCCACGTGGAGCTGCATGCTGGCTACATTGGTGTAACTGTAATCGTTCGCCAGCTGGGCCGCTACCTGACCCTGGCAGTGCGGATCCCAGAGGAGCTGGCCCAGGCCTATGATGCCACCCAGGACCTGCAGCTCTGTCTGAACGGGTGCCCCAGCGGAGAACGCATTGACCAAGGAGGGCATCTCCCACTCCCCCTCTTTCCTCCTGCACTTGGCCTACAGCTTCAGCAGCTGCGTTGGCACAACTACGCTTCACAGACACAAGATTACCCCTATGGTGCCATGCAGGATTTCAGTTTAGAAGGGGCAAAGGACCGCTGCAGGGAGAAGCTCGAGGTGCGGGACATTTACTTTCATTCCTGTGTGTTTGATCTCTTGACCACTGGGGATGCTAACTTCACAGTGGCGGCGTACAGTGCCCAGAAGgacatggagagtctccacccgcATCGAGATAGATGGAGAATCTACCCCCGTGACTCTGCCACCTCTGCCTTACACTCTGATTCTCAACCAATTAAACGGCTCGTTCTCCTCCTGCTGTGTGCTTTAAGCGTAGCGTTGATGTAA
- the erap2 gene encoding endoplasmic reticulum aminopeptidase 2, with protein sequence MVLVGLLVLSLFYVSLAGVQPKESAQQAIPHPAGEQSPLGTENLSFPWSRLRLPRYIVPLHYRLILHPNLTNLSFTGSVQIQTDVQNNTNWVVLHSKGLQISKAIILDQNFAPLSDQVLPVLHNPSHEQIGIFSPKVLTTGQKYFLYIEFGAELAEGFYGFYRSTYRASTGETRTLASTHFEPTSARMAFPCFDEPSFKANFSVRIWRSPEYISLSNMPIIKTLELSNGMLEDWFATSVKMSTYLVAFVICDFKSVTATTSSGVQVSIYAAPEKWLQTHYALEVAVKMLDFYEEYFNIRFPLPKQDLIAIPDFQSGAMENWGLTTYRETSLLFDPLTSSLSDKLWVTMVIGHELAHQWFGNLVTMEWWNDIWLNEGFARYMEYISVEATYPDLKVEEYLLHTCFAAVGHDSLNSSRPISSLAENPTQIKEMFDTVSYDKGACILHMLRHFLTDEVFQRGIVRYLRKYSYKNAHNQDLWDSLVNTCSEEDFISGKHCYSSSQAAKNAYLFAGEHLDLTAMMNTWTLQKGIPLVTVTRKGPRLMLRQDRFLRTALPSDPLWPTLQKGFLWHIPLTYKTDASSAIHRHLMTTHTDSIHIGEEVNWVKVNMDMTGYYVVHYEEGGWDVMTQLLRENHTAMSYKDRTHLIHNAFQLVTAGHLPINKALDLIGYLQVETHTVPRLQGLGYLEFFYRMIEKRNELDMTHKLGMYILRFFRSVINQQTWSDSGSVSERRLRSEVLALACHLDDPPCLEQARQSFKDWLQSNGTLNLPTDVAVTVYSVGAQDDHGWASLLHTYNISISAAQKQKILFALTCSRDTNKLQRLLQLGLEGKMIRSQDLSSLILMVAKNPRGHHLAWNFVKKNWDSLVQKFQLGSFCIRNIIIGTTGQFSSPDELRDVQLFFQSIKEQTSQLRATQVALDNMEKNIRWIHRNLETLRNWLNEQMV encoded by the exons ATGGTTCTTGTTGGGCTGTTAGTGCTATCTCTGTTTTACGTGTCTCTGGCTGGGGTTCAGCCCAAAGAGAGTGCGCAACAGGCTATTCCTCACCCTGCGGGAGAACAATCTCCTTTGGGTACTGAGAATCTGTCCTTTCCCTGGAGCCGTCTTCGCCTGCCACG GTACATTGTTCCTCTTCACTACCGACTCATCCTGCACCCCAACCTCACAAATCTCAGTTTTACTGGCTCAGTGCAGATCCAAACTGATGTCCAGAACAACACAAACTGGGTTGTTTTACACAGCAAAGGTTTACAGATCTCCAAGGCGATCATATTGGACCAGAATTTTGCTCCCCTGTCTGACCAG GTTCTTCCAGTTCTTCACAACCCCTCCCATGAGCAGATTGGCATTTTCTCTCCTAAGGTCCTCACCACAGGACAAAAATACTTTCTATACATTGAGTTTGGGGCAGAACTTGCAGAAGGTTTCTATGGCTTCTATAGGAGCACCTACAGAGCCAGCACAGGAGAGACAAG aacctTGGCTTCAACTCATTTTGAGCCCACGAGCGCTCGCATGGCGTTTCCTTGTTTTGATGAGCCAAGCTTCAAAGCCAACTTCTCTGTAAGGATCTGGAGGAGCCCAGAGTACATTTCTCTGTCCAACATGCCCATA ATCAAGACACTTGAACTTAGCAATGGCATGCTTGAGGACTGGTTTGCTACCAGTGTAAAGATGAGCACTTATCTTGTAGCTTTTGTCATCTGTGACTTCAAATCTGTCACTGCCACAACATCTTCTGGGGTGCAG GTTTCCATTTATGCTGCCCCAGAGAAGTGGCTGCAAACCCACTATGCCCTGGAGGTTGCTGTCAAAATGCTGGACTTCTATGAGGAGTACTTCAACATTCGCTTTCCTTTACCCAAGCAAG ATCTGATAGCAATCCCAGACTTTCAGTCTGGTGCGATGGAGAACTGGGGTCTGACAACCTACAGAGAAACCAGCCTTCTCTTTGACCCCCTTACTTCCTCTCTTTCTGACAAACTCTGGGTAACTATGGTGATTGGACATGAGCTCGCCCATCAG TGGTTTGGTAACTTGGTGACCATGGAGTGGTGGAATGATATCTGGCTTAATGAAGGATTTGCCAGATACATGGAATACATTTCAGTAGAGGCAACCTACCCTGACCTCAAAGTG GAGGAATATCTACTACACACCTGTTTTGCAGCAGTTGGTCATGATTCACTAAACTCTTCTCGACCAATATCCAGCCTAGCAGAGAACCCCACCCAAATCAAAGAGATGTTTGACACAGTTTCCTATGACAAa GGAGCATGTATCCTACATATGCTGCGGCACTTTCTGACAGATGAAGTGTTTCAACGTGGGATAGTGCGATACCTACGCAAGTACAGCTACAAAAATGCACATAACCAGGACCTGTGGGACAGCCTAGTCAAT ACATGCTCAGAGGAGGACTTCATCTCAGGCAAACACTGCTACAGCAGTAGTCAGGCTGCTAAGAATGCA TATCTGTTTGCAGGTGAACATCTTGACCTAACAGCCATGATGAATACTTGGACTCTTCAGAAAGGTATTCCTCTGGTCACAGTAACAAGAAAGGGCCCTCGTCTGATGCTTAGACAAGACAGGTTCCTGAGAACAGCTCTGCCCTCTGACCCTCTTTGGCCCACACTGCAAAAAGG TTTCCTTTGGCACATCCCTCTGACATATAAAACAGATGCTTCCAGCGCCATACACAGACACCTGATGACAACACACACAG ACAGTATACACATAGGAGAGGAAGTCAACTGGGTGAAGGTGAACATGGACATGACAGGCTACTATGTGGTACATTATGAGGAAGGTGGTTGGGATGTGATGACCCAACTGCTAAGGGAAAACCACACGGCTATGAGCTACAAAGACAGGACTCACTTGATACACAATGCCTTTCAATTGGTGAC GGCAGGCCATTTGCCAATCAATAAAGCCTTAGACCTTATTGGTTATCTCcaagtggagacacacacagtaccTCGTCTTCAAGGACTGGGTTATCTGGAGTTCTTTTATCGGATGATTGAGAAAAGGAATGAGCTTGATATGACACACAAACTGGGA atGTACATCCTGCGATTTTTCCGTAGTGTTATTAACCAGCAGACATGGAGTGACAGTGGCTCTGTGTCAGAACGACGGTTGAGGTCAGAGGTCCTGGCACTGGCTTGTCATCTGGATGATCCACCCTGCCTGGAGCAGGCTCGTCAGAGTTTTAAAGACTGGCTTCAGTCGAATGGAACGCTCAA CTTACCCACTGATGTGGCTGTGACTGTGTATTCAGTTGGAGCTCAGGATGACCATGGATGGGCCTCACtcttacacacatacaacatTTCCATAtctgcagcacaaaaacaaaaaattctgTTTGCCTTGACCTGCAGTAGAGATACTAACAAACTGCAAAG attACTACAGTTGGGTCTGGAAGGAAAGATGATTCGATCCCAGGACCTGTCCAGTCTAATCCTGATGGTGGCTAAGAACCCGCGGGGACATCACCTTGCCTGGAACTTTGTCAAAAAGAACTGGGACTCACTGGTTCAAAA GTTCCAGTTGGGTTCATTTTGTATAAGAAACATCATCATTGGCACCACAGGACAATTTTCATCTCCAGACGAACTTAGAGAT GTGCAGCTGTTCTTTCAGTCCATCAAAGAACAGACATCCCAGCTGAGAGCTACCCAGGTTGCCCTGGACAATATGGAGAAAAATATTCGTTGGATTCACAGAAACTTAGAGACTCTGAGAAACTGGTTGAATGAGCAAATGGTGTGA